The DNA sequence TAGATAAGATGACAGCTCAACAGATCTCAGCCCAGAATTTATCACACGCTGTTTAAGGGAGTATTCAAAAAGATAACCAGAACCCCCTTGGGTCAAGGGTATATGCCCTTCTGCAAACAgactgcccccccccagcagcgtTCTTGCGGAGCAGAGGGTTTCCACCAGAGCCATGCCGTGAAACACTTGAGTCGTCACGTCTGAGAACACGAATCTTTGCGCGTGCAAGAGTCCTGGCACGGAGAAAACGTGCAGCGTTAGGCTTCCGTAAATAACAGCGCGTTGAAAGGCTGAACGCGTAAACCTGATGCAGATGGCTTTGCGATGCTCTTTCCCCAGGGGGGTGGGTGTCCCCTCTGCCCAAAGGCCTCCCAACGCCATCGAAAACCCACAAGGGCTCTGAATGCCCCTTCAACCCGCAGGGCTGGCCAGGGCCCTGCCCACGGTCCCCATCATGTGCCGCGGTCCCCATCATGTCCCGCTGTCCCCATGTCCCACTGTCCCCATGTctccatgtccccatgtcctgTGGTCCCCATCATGTCCCGCTGTCCCCAGGTCCCGCTGTCCCCATGTctccatgtccccatgtcccgCTGTCTCCATCATGTCCCACTGTCCCCAGGTCCCCATGTctccatgtccccatgtcccgctgtccccatgtccccaggtCTCCATGTCCCCAGGTCTCCATGTCTCCAGGTCCCCATGTCCCGCTGTCCCCATGTCCcgctgtccccatgtccccatgtcccgCTGTCCCCAGGTCCCCATGTctccatgtccccatgtcccgCTGTCTCCATCATGTCCCGCTGTCCCCAGGTCCCCAGGTCTCCACGTCTCCAGGTCCCCATGTCCCGCTGTCCCCATGTCTCCATGTCCCGCTGTCCCGGCCTCGTGCCGGTGGCGCGCTCTGGCGGCCGCGGCTCGTGCAGCCCTCGGACACCGCGCGCCAGTCGAGCGGCTCTCGCGGCCTGGCCCGCGCCTGCGCACGTGCGGCGCTAGCGCCGCGGCCGGAAGCGGCGGGGTCGTGCGCGGGCGGCGTCCCCGGGCCCGCGGGCTCCCGTCTGCCCCGTgcccggcggcgggcagggctcGCGCTTCGCCGGTGCGGAGCTGTACCGCCGAGCATGGGGCCGCCGCGGAGGTGAGCAGCGCCTGCTGCTCGGCTCGGCGCCCGCCATGACCTGCACCATCGAGAAGATCCTGACGGACGCGAAGACGCTGCTGGAGCGGCTGAAGGAGCACGACACCGCGGCCGAGTCGCTCATCGACCAGTCCGCCGTCCTGCACCAGCGTGTGGCCGCCATGAGAGAGGCGGGCGCGGCGTGGGCCGAGAAGGTGAGAacgggcggcgggcgggcgaACGGGCGGTGGGGCGGTGGGGCGGCCGGACCCACAGCCGTGTCTCAGCAGGGCCCGGGCCCCGCGGCGGAGCGGCCCGACCCGTCCCGGCTGCGGCCGCACGTGCTGCTCTCTCAGGAGAACACGCAGATCCGCGACCTGCAGCAGGAGAACAGGGGTGagcccgcccgccgcgccggggGGGTGTTTAACGGGCGGCGTGCTGGGGGAGCCGGGGTGGGTGttggcgggggggcgggggggagccggggggccgcggggcggggaTGTGCCGAGggccccggggtgctggggcggggtgctgggggaggctgcGGCCCAGGCGGGAGGCGGCTGTCGAGGGGCCCGGGGAGAGCATCTGCTTTGCCGTCTGTCAGCCTCGCTGGGTGTCTCGGTGTGGAAGGGACTGCCGGCGTCATGGATGGCGTCTCGGGTAGCCGGGGGGTCCGGACAGCCAGCTGCCCTGGGCCggagccccggggctgccccgtcgaggggggtggtgggggagcACAAATCAGGCGAGCGGCTGGTGCTGAGCGTTTCTGGGCATCTGCTGTCGTTGCTGGGAAAAATGGGTTGGAGCGTGTGGCGATGACACGCTGTATTTTACAGAGCTATGGATCTCGCTGGAGGAGCACCAAGATGCGTTAGAGCTTATCATGAGCAAGTACAGAAAGCAGATGTTACAGCTTttgcaggggagaaaaggtgaaGATGCAGAACCGCTCTTGAAAGTTCATCAGGCTAATTCTTTGGTAAGGTAGGATGGGCACAGAAGAGGGCTCAAGACCGCTGTTCGCTGTCTCTTGCTTGCTTCTGTCCAACCTTTGTTTCCATTCATGGAACATCTgctccaaaatacattttctgaaactCTTGTCTCTGtttgctggtatttttttctctattccttTTACAGCACGCAGGTTCTAACAGTTATCACAGAGGATGCTGAAAAGCATGACCCTTTCACGGCCCAGGTGAAGGCTTGTTCTTTATGCATTAGATGGTGAATTCCCTGGGTTAAGATCAATGCACATGATTCTCTACAGTAAAATTCAAAGGCATCAAGAGTTGTTACTGTTCCTGTTCAGTAATGGTAACAAAGGGAGAAGAACCTCCTAAATCTCTGTGAGCTGCAGTATGGTTAATTCTTAAGAAATCATCACTcccaaatgtttttaaatccaGATACTCTGTGCAGTGGCCTAAAAGTGTCCCTTCGTCCATGTTGGGTGCGGTGACTTCAGAACTCTGAGGTGTGGCTACTGATAATGCTGCCTGTTTTACGTTTAGGTGTCTTAATAACaatataaaaacaattaaatctCTATTTCAGGCTTATGAATTAAGTTAGGCAtttgttaaaatgcatttttatatgaTTAGAGAACCAGCCAGCTGGTTCAACCTAGTGACGTCTCATatcttgtgtttttttaattggaattgGAGCCAGCCTAACCCTTTGCATGTGTATCTTTGTACGAAATATGTGGCAACTTactagttttctgttttgtgttgctTAGGTCCTCTGAAGTTAAGTAGTGTACCAATGTCTTGCTTCCAGTGCTTGCTTAGGTGCATGAGTTGCTCTGTTTGTCAAGACTTAACGTTTGAACAAAACTTCTAACATTATTCTCTGGCACTGCTTTTGCTCCATTTTGATGGCATGGAAATGCAAAGCTGAAAAGGCTGTGGAGGAACCTTTGGTTGAATGTACCTAGACTGTCTCCATATCTAGACGaaattttctgtgcttcagatCAAGTCCATGAGTTTTTTCCTACCCACCACTTGGAGAATAGTAACAAcctttaaatatcttttaaagaGCTGTATTCTTACTGTAACGATTtttctgtttaggaaaaaaCGCTTCATTCTTTCTTCCCAGATTAAGTTCTCTTTCTTATTCCTCCAGCTCTCTTCTAGATGCTCTAATttgtttacatattttctgAATAATGGAATTCAAAACTGAATTCTCTGCTCTGGTGATAACCTTTATCTTCCGGGGCAGTGGAATAAATACTGACACTTGTGGAGAAGAGAAACTCCAGCCTATAACATTATCTGATATTCCCCAAAGTGCTTTGTGGTAACcttgtatttttatgttaccttaaaatacttcagaagcTTCCAAATTCTTATCTTGCTACTTCTTGCCAATTACtgacatttttgtgtttgcacaTTGGAATTCCTCTCTAGatgctgtattttgaaatggaatGCTCTTCAAACAGGAACTGTTGCTACATTACATGTTGGaattcttcagttttcattataGGTGCATTTCTGAGCTTCAACAAAATGCATCTTCCAAAGGATTAGAGCTGTATCTAGACAGAATCTGTAAAAACTGCCTCAGGAGGCTCTGGTCTTACTTATTTTAGTTTCCTTGCTTGGCTTCCTTCTGAGACAAGGCTGTTTACTTCACATTGTTACTTAGTCTTGAaatctcatttgcttttatatCTGGCGTTCTTATAAATTCAGGGTCAAGCTTATCTAATAAAGCAATATAAAACTTGCTGCATGCTAATCATATTCACATGAACCTGAATCTGTTGTCTCAGTCCTTGTCACTCTTGAAATTACTTTCATCTTTGTAAGTAAGGGTGCCTTATCTTGCTGACTAATGTAATTCTATTCACTGTTTTCATCGATGACTCATGATAATGGACAATAAGGTAAATGTTTCCATCTTTAAATATCATACAAGTTAGAAAGGATTGCAAGTGCTTGGGAGGAAAGGATTACaatttgaaacaggaaaataatccaaagtcaagaaaatgaaagtaattgATTTAGAAGGGATAAATTATTActgctgcctttgcctgaaCATACTGAATATATTACTTTTATGTCTTTCAGGAAATTGAAAGTCAAATAGACAGAATATGTGAGATGGGAGAGGTGATGAGAAAAGCTATTCAAGTCGATGATGATCAGTTCTTTAAAGTTCAGGAGAAACTAGCTCAGTTGGAGGTAAGAACAGATACAATTGCTAAGGATAGATCAAGCTTTGGGAGTCTCTAGACTTACTCTGGACTTTCTATGTATGTGTCAAAGATTTGTAACAAGCAAAAATTTGGGGGTGGGGTCAGGAAATGCAGAACACgctctgtttattttcaaggtCTTGATGTTTCTATTGTATATATGAAGCCAGAATCAAAAGATAAGCTTTAAATGATATGGTTCTCCTCTTGTTAGCACTGTATTAATGCTTATGTCACaaaatcagtgttttatttAGCTG is a window from the Balearica regulorum gibbericeps isolate bBalReg1 chromosome 25, bBalReg1.pri, whole genome shotgun sequence genome containing:
- the SIKE1 gene encoding suppressor of IKBKE 1 isoform X1 — encoded protein: MTCTIEKILTDAKTLLERLKEHDTAAESLIDQSAVLHQRVAAMREAGAAWAEKQGPGPAAERPDPSRLRPHVLLSQENTQIRDLQQENRELWISLEEHQDALELIMSKYRKQMLQLLQGRKGEDAEPLLKVHQANSLEIESQIDRICEMGEVMRKAIQVDDDQFFKVQEKLAQLELENKELRELLSISKESFEVGKEDLPDCEA
- the SIKE1 gene encoding suppressor of IKBKE 1 isoform X4, with the translated sequence MTCTIEKILTDAKTLLERLKEHDTAAESLIDQSAVLHQRVAAMREAGAAWAEKQGPGPAAERPDPSRLRPHVLLSQENTQIRDLQQENRELWISLEEHQDALELIMSKYRKQMLQLLQGRKGEDAEPLLKVHQANSLEIESQIDRICEMGEVMRKAIQVDDDQFFKVQEKLAQLEQKY
- the SIKE1 gene encoding suppressor of IKBKE 1 isoform X3, whose protein sequence is MTCTIEKILTDAKTLLERLKEHDTAAESLIDQSAVLHQRVAAMREAGAAWAEKVRTGGGRANGRWGGGAAGPTAVSQQGPGPAAERPDPSRLRPHVLLSQENTQIRDLQQENRELWISLEEHQDALELIMSKYRKQMLQLLQGRKGEDAEPLLKVHQANSLEIESQIDRICEMGEVMRKAIQVDDDQFFKVQEKLAQLEQKY
- the SIKE1 gene encoding suppressor of IKBKE 1 isoform X6 codes for the protein MTCTIEKILTDAKTLLERLKEHDTAAESLIDQSAVLHQRVAAMREAGAAWAEKVRTGGGRANGRWGGGAAGPTAVSQQGPGPAAERPDPSRLRPHVLLSQENTQIRDLQQENRELWISLEEHQDALELIMSKYRKQMLQLLQGRKGEDAEPLLKVHQANSLEIESQIDRICEMGEVMRKAIQVDDDQFFKVQEKLAQLELENKELRELLSISKESFEVGKEDLPDCEA
- the SIKE1 gene encoding suppressor of IKBKE 1 isoform X5, with amino-acid sequence MTCTIEKILTDAKTLLERLKEHDTAAESLIDQSAVLHQRVAAMREAGAAWAEKGPGPAAERPDPSRLRPHVLLSQENTQIRDLQQENRELWISLEEHQDALELIMSKYRKQMLQLLQGRKGEDAEPLLKVHQANSLEIESQIDRICEMGEVMRKAIQVDDDQFFKVQEKLAQLEQKY
- the SIKE1 gene encoding suppressor of IKBKE 1 isoform X2, giving the protein MTCTIEKILTDAKTLLERLKEHDTAAESLIDQSAVLHQRVAAMREAGAAWAEKGPGPAAERPDPSRLRPHVLLSQENTQIRDLQQENRELWISLEEHQDALELIMSKYRKQMLQLLQGRKGEDAEPLLKVHQANSLEIESQIDRICEMGEVMRKAIQVDDDQFFKVQEKLAQLELENKELRELLSISKESFEVGKEDLPDCEA